The following proteins are encoded in a genomic region of Mus caroli chromosome 18, CAROLI_EIJ_v1.1, whole genome shotgun sequence:
- the Elac1 gene encoding zinc phosphodiesterase ELAC protein 1 has translation MSMDVTFLGTGAAYPSPTRGASAVVLRCEGECWLFDCGEGTQTQLMKSQLKAGRITKIFITHLHGDHFFGLPGLLCTISLQSGSVVARQPIEIYGPVGLRDFIWRTMELSHTELVFPYVVHELVPTADQCPVEELREFAHMDEADSSPKGQGRTILLDAEENSYCLVDDEQFVVKAFRLFHRIPSFGFSVVEKKRAGKLNAQKLRDLGVPPGPAYGKLKNGISVVLDNGVTISPQDVLKKPMVGRKVCILGDCSGVVGDGGVKLCFEADLLIHEATLDDSQMDKAREHGHSTPQMAAAFAKLCRAKRLVLTHFSQRYKPTALAREGEADGIAELRKQAEAVLELQEVTLAEDFMVIGIPIKK, from the exons ATGTCTATGGATGTGACCTTTCTTGGGACAGGAGCAGCATATCCATCACCGACCCGTGGCGCCTCTGCAGTGGTTCTTCGGTGCGAGGGCGAGTGCTGGCTCTTTGACTGTGGGGAGGGAACACAGACCCAGCTTATGAAAAGCCAGCTTAAAGCAG GGAGAATTACCAAGATCTTCATCACACATCTCCATGGCGACCACTTCTTTGGCCTTCCAGGCCTCCTCTGTACCATCAGCCTGCAGAGTGGCTCTGTGGTCGCCAGGCAGCCTATTGAGATCTACGGCCCCGTCGGGCTTCGGGACTTTATCTGGAGAACCATGGAGCTCTCTCACACGGAGTTGGTTTTTCCTTACGTGGTTCACGAGCTAGTTCCTACAGCTGACCAGTGTCCTGTAGAAGAACTGAGAGAATTTGCACACATGGATGAAGCAGACAGCTCTCCCAAAGGACAAGGACGAACTATCTTGCTAGATGCAGAAGAAAACTCATACTGTCTGGTTGATGACGAGCAGTTTGTGGTAAAAGCATTTCGCCTCTTTCATAGAATTCCATCCTTTGGCTTTTCAGTTGTGGAAAAGAAGCGTGCTGGTAAACTCAACGCACAGAAGCTGAGAGATCTCG GTGTGCCACCAGGTCCTGCCTATGGGAAGCTGAAAAacgggatttctgttgttttggatAATGGAGTTACAATTTCTCCCCAAGACGTCTTAAAAAAGCCTATGGTTGGAAGAAAAGTTTGCATCCTGGGTGACTGTTCCGGGGTTGTGGGTGACGGGGGCGTGAAGCTGTGCTTTGAGGCCGACCTGCTGATCCACGAGGCCACTCTGGATGATTCCCAGATGGACAAAGCGAGAGAGCACGGCCACAGCACGCCGCAGATGGCAGCGGCGTTTGCAAAGCTGTGCCGTGCCAAGAGGCTAGTTCTGACCCACTTCAGTCAGAGGTACAAACCAACCGCCTTGGCTAGAGAAGGGGAGGCAGACGGCATCGCGGAactgagaaagcaagctgaggccGTGTTAGAGCTCCAAGAAGTGACTCTAGCAGAAGATTTTATGGTGATCGGCATTCCGATCAAGAAATGA